A genomic window from Vagococcus entomophilus includes:
- a CDS encoding MDR family MFS transporter produces MNNKNQTLDIYGKPYNRTLLVLVLLVGTFCTVLNQTILTTAFPTLMKAFDVSASTVQWLTTGFLLVNGIMIPISAWLVNKFHTRSLYMAAMGTFLVGTIVCYVAPNFSTLLIGRLIQAAGVGVSMPILQTIMLSIFPPEKRGAAMGMAGIVIGLAPAVGPTLSGYIIDSYKWNDLFGIIIPIVAIVLVLSFFLMKNVIELSNPSIDILSIILSTVGFGSFLYGISNVGTKGWTDASVLIYMFVGIAFIALFTWRQLTMEHPLLELRVFKSVEFTLSAVLVGVTSMAMIGAEMVLPLYIQNIRGESAFHSGLMLLPGALIMGAMMPITGAIFDKMGAKKLAIAGMFILMVGTAPFIFLTKSTPTIYIIVLYAIRMFGISMVMMPVTTSGMNALSRTMISHGTAVNNTFRQIASSIGTAILISVLSNVTTNNLPAKSVLAKTPLSYKDQAISATLQGYHAAFLVATLFCLAGFIIAMFLKDKKRAAIGGAEK; encoded by the coding sequence TTGAATAATAAAAATCAAACATTAGATATATACGGAAAACCGTATAATCGTACTTTATTAGTTCTGGTATTATTAGTTGGAACATTTTGTACAGTATTAAACCAAACCATTTTGACCACTGCATTTCCAACTTTAATGAAGGCTTTTGATGTTTCAGCTTCTACAGTCCAGTGGCTGACAACTGGTTTTTTGCTTGTTAACGGAATTATGATTCCGATTAGTGCGTGGCTTGTCAATAAGTTCCATACTAGATCGCTTTATATGGCCGCTATGGGGACATTTTTAGTTGGAACTATTGTTTGTTATGTGGCACCAAATTTTTCAACATTATTGATTGGACGCTTAATTCAGGCAGCGGGTGTAGGAGTATCTATGCCGATTTTACAAACAATTATGCTGTCTATTTTTCCACCCGAAAAACGTGGGGCAGCAATGGGCATGGCTGGAATTGTTATTGGGCTTGCACCTGCAGTTGGTCCGACATTGTCTGGATATATTATTGATTCATATAAATGGAATGATTTATTTGGTATTATTATCCCGATTGTAGCAATTGTTTTAGTCTTATCTTTCTTTTTAATGAAAAATGTGATTGAACTTTCAAATCCTAGTATTGATATTCTTTCAATCATCCTTTCAACAGTAGGTTTTGGTTCTTTCTTATATGGGATTTCCAATGTAGGAACAAAGGGCTGGACCGATGCAAGTGTGTTAATTTACATGTTTGTTGGAATTGCCTTTATTGCTTTATTTACGTGGAGACAGTTAACGATGGAGCATCCATTGCTTGAATTAAGAGTATTTAAATCAGTCGAATTCACCTTATCAGCGGTCCTTGTGGGAGTTACAAGTATGGCGATGATTGGTGCTGAAATGGTTCTTCCTCTTTATATTCAAAACATACGCGGGGAATCAGCTTTTCATTCAGGATTAATGTTACTTCCAGGAGCACTTATCATGGGCGCTATGATGCCGATCACCGGAGCAATATTTGATAAGATGGGGGCTAAAAAGTTAGCAATTGCAGGAATGTTTATCTTAATGGTTGGAACTGCTCCCTTTATCTTTTTAACAAAATCAACTCCAACCATCTATATTATTGTTTTGTATGCCATTCGTATGTTTGGAATTTCAATGGTTATGATGCCTGTGACAACATCTGGGATGAATGCTTTATCCAGAACGATGATTAGCCACGGAACAGCTGTAAATAATACTTTCCGTCAGATAGCAAGTTCAATTGGAACTGCAATTTTAATCAGTGTTTTAAGCAATGTTACCACCAATAATTTGCCTGCAAAATCTGTCTTAGCTAAAACACCATTAAGCTATAAAGATCAAGCGATTAGTGCGACGCTTCAGGGGTATCATGCCGCCTTTTTGGTCGCGACACTCTTTTGTTTAGCTGGATTTATCATTGCAATGTTTTTGAAAGACAAAAAAAGAGCAGCTATAGGAGGTGCTGAAAAATGA
- a CDS encoding DUF4811 domain-containing protein, producing the protein MIIAILIVSLLAFTLSIIFAKKIWRPIFIFIFGCCFIFSVVAIIGNDHYHWGMEKKTKESSQPLVSSSAEKGMNLLLYKQLGTGSEKVYIYRTKETQKKVSVTGTDTVTNKVKTVMTTPKLKIKTTRWVYKNDFYSLLFGISKNNQKYDSRVYTFEVGKDWLILSTDQATAFGKAVKAQEASIKEGATEYVKSKLTSELTKNPTMSQVEQQQLTAKYAAEYQQQAIAKILSEIKK; encoded by the coding sequence ATGATTATTGCAATCTTAATTGTTAGTTTATTAGCCTTTACGTTATCCATTATTTTTGCAAAAAAAATCTGGCGTCCAATCTTTATTTTTATTTTTGGTTGCTGCTTTATTTTTTCGGTTGTCGCAATCATTGGTAATGATCACTACCATTGGGGCATGGAAAAGAAAACGAAGGAATCCTCGCAACCGCTTGTTTCAAGTAGTGCTGAAAAAGGTATGAATTTATTATTATATAAGCAACTAGGAACAGGTTCAGAGAAGGTTTATATTTACCGTACAAAGGAAACACAAAAGAAAGTTTCAGTAACAGGAACTGACACAGTTACGAATAAAGTCAAAACCGTAATGACAACGCCGAAATTAAAAATTAAAACAACTCGATGGGTTTATAAAAATGATTTTTACTCTTTATTATTTGGAATTTCAAAAAATAATCAGAAATACGATTCGAGAGTATATACATTTGAGGTAGGAAAAGATTGGCTTATACTTAGTACTGATCAAGCCACGGCATTTGGGAAAGCTGTAAAAGCACAAGAAGCTTCTATTAAGGAAGGTGCGACTGAGTATGTAAAATCTAAACTAACTTCCGAATTGACTAAGAATCCAACTATGAGCCAAGTAGAACAACAACAACTTACAGCAAAGTATGCTGCTGAATATCAACAACAAGCGATTGCTAAAATCCTTAGTGAAATCAAAAAATAA
- a CDS encoding YjjG family noncanonical pyrimidine nucleotidase has translation MILIEVRELRKYTTLIFDLDDTLFDFKACEKNGLKNVFAHYGLQYNEETFREYELVNQMIWREIEQGTANKSEILNQRFRLFFQKYQIEVDGSEAESMYRKYLDQGYHLMPAADSCLKELKENGFRIFAGTNGFGSTQRARLKGAHLEHFFEDTFISEEIGYEKPDKRFFNAIFAQIPDFNSDDTLMIGDRLSADIVGGNQAGIDTCWFNPNKLDLIQSQAQKPTYIMTSLNDLAEELIAAWQISQTAEQKGR, from the coding sequence ATGATTTTAATAGAGGTGAGAGAGTTGAGAAAGTACACAACTTTAATTTTTGATTTAGATGATACTTTATTTGATTTTAAGGCATGTGAAAAAAATGGTCTGAAAAATGTCTTTGCACATTATGGACTTCAATATAATGAAGAAACTTTTAGAGAATACGAACTTGTGAATCAAATGATTTGGCGGGAAATTGAGCAAGGAACCGCGAATAAATCAGAAATCTTGAATCAAAGATTTCGCTTATTTTTCCAGAAATACCAAATTGAAGTTGATGGTTCTGAAGCTGAAAGTATGTACCGAAAATATCTTGACCAGGGCTATCATTTAATGCCAGCTGCAGATAGCTGCTTAAAAGAGTTGAAAGAAAACGGTTTTCGTATTTTTGCAGGGACCAATGGCTTTGGTAGCACGCAGCGTGCCCGCCTCAAAGGTGCACACTTGGAACATTTTTTTGAAGATACTTTCATTTCAGAAGAAATTGGCTATGAAAAACCGGATAAACGCTTTTTCAATGCGATTTTTGCTCAAATTCCGGACTTCAATTCTGATGATACATTGATGATTGGGGATCGATTGTCTGCGGATATTGTGGGTGGAAATCAAGCTGGAATTGACACTTGTTGGTTTAATCCAAACAAGCTTGACTTGATTCAAAGTCAAGCACAAAAACCAACCTATATTATGACCTCGCTAAACGACTTAGCTGAGGAGCTAATTGCTGCTTGGCAAATCAGTCAAACGGCCGAACAAAAAGGTAGATAA
- a CDS encoding NUDIX hydrolase — protein sequence MPMDLANYLKRTLAIAQAGKVYGKDVYDQERYCELEKITFDMLSSISGQDQRFVQNFFAEEKGYPTPKVDVRAFIRHESSVLLVQDKKSKEWSLPGGYAEVGFSPKENIIKEVKEETGLLVKVETLSQLIDTDKMNDGNKPIQYYKLIFTCSVVSGTIHQTDDLGEISKVDFFSIHELPKLSTRRTTKEQLLSLMKNNHNLKLD from the coding sequence ATGCCAATGGATTTAGCCAACTATTTAAAAAGAACACTTGCAATTGCTCAAGCTGGTAAGGTCTATGGTAAAGATGTCTACGACCAAGAACGTTACTGTGAATTAGAAAAAATCACTTTTGATATGCTCTCTAGTATTTCTGGGCAAGATCAACGGTTTGTTCAAAATTTTTTTGCAGAAGAAAAAGGGTATCCAACTCCAAAAGTAGATGTTCGAGCTTTTATTAGGCATGAAAGCAGTGTTTTGCTTGTTCAAGACAAAAAAAGTAAAGAATGGTCATTACCAGGTGGTTACGCTGAAGTTGGGTTTTCACCAAAAGAAAATATTATAAAAGAAGTTAAAGAAGAAACTGGACTTTTGGTCAAAGTTGAGACACTTTCTCAGCTAATAGATACAGATAAAATGAATGATGGAAATAAGCCTATCCAGTATTATAAGCTGATTTTTACTTGTTCGGTTGTAAGCGGAACCATTCACCAAACCGATGATTTGGGTGAAATCAGTAAGGTCGATTTTTTTTCAATACATGAGTTACCAAAGCTTTCAACTAGACGTACCACGAAGGAACAACTCCTATCGCTAATGAAAAATAATCATAATCTTAAGTTGGACTAG
- a CDS encoding DUF1349 domain-containing protein: MDLAKFKWTRLPAHYEVLDDFVEIQTKPHTDLWQRTYYHFQNDNAPVFQMETDKKFFSFVVKTDFTESHHRFDQCGIVLYLDSENWLKGSIEYENETFQHLGSVVTNQGYSDWATTTIPANVKSMWYRLSRRENDYRIECSTDGCHFQQMRICHMTKATETIRFGIYACSPEESTFKATFTNIDLLECQWHAHDGQTPD, encoded by the coding sequence ATAGATTTGGCAAAATTTAAATGGACTCGCCTACCTGCCCATTATGAGGTCTTAGATGATTTTGTAGAAATTCAGACGAAGCCACACACAGATTTATGGCAACGAACGTATTACCATTTTCAAAATGATAATGCACCCGTTTTTCAAATGGAAACGGACAAGAAGTTTTTTAGTTTTGTGGTCAAAACAGATTTTACAGAAAGTCACCACCGTTTTGATCAATGCGGTATCGTGCTCTATCTGGATAGTGAAAACTGGCTAAAAGGCTCAATAGAGTATGAAAATGAAACTTTTCAACATTTAGGAAGTGTGGTAACCAATCAAGGATATTCGGATTGGGCCACCACAACAATCCCTGCTAACGTGAAGTCGATGTGGTATCGGCTAAGCAGAAGAGAAAATGATTACCGAATCGAATGTTCAACGGATGGGTGTCATTTTCAACAGATGAGAATCTGCCATATGACAAAAGCTACAGAGACGATTCGTTTTGGAATTTATGCTTGTTCTCCTGAAGAGTCAACCTTTAAAGCTACTTTTACTAATATAGATTTATTAGAGTGCCAGTGGCATGCTCATGATGGTCAAACGCCAGATTAA
- a CDS encoding C39 family peptidase has translation MRKKKHLLTRIERFFLKLILIPVILCLLYSGWKYYFKDDSHAADVDSSNISTANIVKKKSIQLDVPLLNQLDEPSLYNGCEVTSLAMLLNYRGISVTKNELAQNIAVVPLTDENGNYGDPNQGFVGSIDGSEKGYSVYHGPIAKLAQDYVGEDLKVVDLSNHSFNTLLNTLSNGNPVWVITTVNYAPTDDMETWQTANGEVEISWSVHSVVVTGYDEHYIYVNDPYGEKDKKVDRTSFKQAWIQMGRQAVTIQKTT, from the coding sequence ATGCGCAAAAAGAAACATTTATTGACGAGGATCGAACGCTTTTTTTTAAAACTTATTTTGATTCCGGTGATTTTATGTTTACTATATAGTGGATGGAAGTACTATTTTAAAGATGACTCTCATGCTGCTGATGTCGACTCATCGAACATCAGTACCGCAAATATTGTGAAAAAAAAGAGCATTCAACTGGATGTTCCATTGCTTAATCAATTGGATGAGCCTTCACTTTATAACGGATGTGAAGTGACAAGTCTTGCCATGCTACTAAACTATCGTGGGATTTCCGTTACAAAAAATGAACTAGCCCAAAATATTGCTGTTGTTCCTTTGACCGATGAAAATGGAAATTATGGAGACCCCAATCAAGGGTTTGTGGGAAGTATCGATGGGAGTGAAAAAGGCTATAGTGTCTACCATGGACCCATCGCCAAACTAGCACAAGATTATGTAGGAGAGGACTTAAAAGTCGTAGATTTAAGCAATCATTCCTTCAACACTTTGCTAAATACTCTTTCTAATGGTAATCCTGTTTGGGTCATTACCACAGTCAATTATGCACCGACAGATGATATGGAAACTTGGCAAACCGCTAATGGTGAAGTAGAAATTAGTTGGAGTGTACATAGCGTTGTCGTAACCGGTTATGATGAACATTATATCTATGTTAACGACCCTTACGGAGAAAAAGACAAAAAAGTGGACCGAACTTCATTCAAACAGGCATGGATTCAAATGGGACGACAAGCAGTTACGATTCAAAAAACAACATAA
- a CDS encoding quaternary amine ABC transporter ATP-binding protein translates to MSKVTVKHVTKVFGKKTKQALDMIQENRSKIEILKKTGATVGVYDANFEVNEGEIFVIMGLSGSGKSTLIRLLNRLIQPTSGNIFIDGVDIANIDKKELREVRRTKMSMVFQNFGLFPQRTIFENTEFGLEIRGVDKAEREKRVLKALENSSLLPYKDQYPNQLSGGMQQRVGLARALANDPEILLMDEAFSALDPLIRREMQDELLELQEKVQKTIIFITHDLNEALRIGDRIALMKDGQVVQVGTGEEILTNPANDYVESFVEDVDRSKVLTAENIMVPAITLNINNDGPNVALNRMRKEEVSLLVAVSKGRKLHGYITADDALQAKKEDKPLASFVRTDIPTVEKDTLVNDIFNVIHDATTPVAVVEDGKVLGVIIRGIILQSLATESEGNTNE, encoded by the coding sequence TTGAGTAAAGTTACAGTCAAACATGTAACAAAAGTTTTTGGGAAAAAAACAAAACAAGCGCTTGATATGATTCAAGAGAATCGTTCTAAAATTGAAATTTTGAAAAAGACTGGCGCTACAGTAGGTGTTTATGACGCAAATTTCGAGGTGAATGAGGGTGAAATTTTCGTTATAATGGGCCTTTCTGGTAGTGGAAAATCAACCTTGATTCGTTTACTAAATCGCCTCATTCAACCGACTAGTGGGAATATTTTTATAGACGGAGTTGATATTGCCAATATCGACAAAAAAGAATTACGCGAAGTAAGACGTACAAAAATGAGCATGGTCTTTCAAAATTTTGGGTTATTTCCACAAAGAACTATTTTTGAAAATACCGAGTTTGGATTAGAGATCCGAGGGGTCGACAAAGCTGAAAGAGAAAAGAGAGTTTTAAAAGCGCTAGAAAACTCAAGCTTGCTTCCTTACAAAGATCAATATCCTAATCAGCTTTCTGGAGGAATGCAACAACGGGTTGGTTTGGCTCGCGCATTAGCAAATGATCCTGAAATCTTATTAATGGACGAAGCTTTTTCTGCGTTAGATCCGCTTATCCGTAGAGAAATGCAAGATGAATTATTGGAATTACAAGAAAAAGTGCAAAAAACCATCATCTTCATCACACATGATCTAAATGAAGCTCTTAGAATCGGAGATCGAATTGCATTGATGAAAGATGGTCAAGTGGTTCAAGTTGGAACAGGAGAAGAAATCTTGACAAATCCTGCAAATGATTACGTTGAATCCTTTGTGGAAGATGTCGATCGTTCGAAAGTTTTGACGGCCGAGAACATCATGGTTCCTGCAATTACATTAAACATCAATAATGACGGACCAAATGTTGCGCTAAATCGAATGCGAAAAGAGGAAGTGAGTCTTCTGGTAGCCGTTAGCAAAGGACGAAAACTACATGGTTATATCACCGCTGACGATGCGCTCCAAGCGAAAAAAGAAGACAAACCGCTTGCCTCATTTGTTCGTACAGATATCCCTACAGTTGAAAAAGATACATTAGTAAATGATATTTTCAATGTCATCCATGACGCCACTACGCCAGTTGCAGTGGTAGAAGACGGCAAAGTCCTAGGAGTAATTATCCGCGGAATCATCTTACAATCTTTAGCAACGGAAAGTGAGGGAAACACAAATGAGTAA
- a CDS encoding GntR family transcriptional regulator: MNGNKQKLKVSRPRYQQIAADLAAKIVDNKYKLGDKLSARSTIAGQYSVSPETARRAIQVLVDLDIVASRHGSGAYITSYTNAQNFVKQFSDIQTLDELKKEINDSVIRQRNELASFNNSLNKLIDQTERFRYLNPLNPYQLEITDNMLYLNQTIQEINFWHNTTATLVAIKRGPDFFISPGPYAQLFSGDIIYFVGNSSALQFVQNFLYPQEN, encoded by the coding sequence TTGAACGGGAATAAACAAAAATTAAAAGTATCACGTCCAAGATACCAACAAATTGCCGCCGATTTAGCGGCTAAAATTGTAGATAATAAATATAAGTTAGGCGACAAACTCTCTGCGCGTTCAACCATTGCCGGACAATACAGTGTTTCTCCTGAAACAGCAAGAAGGGCCATACAAGTGCTCGTTGATTTAGATATTGTCGCATCTAGACATGGAAGTGGTGCGTATATTACTTCTTACACAAATGCCCAAAACTTCGTCAAACAATTCAGCGATATTCAAACTTTAGATGAATTAAAAAAAGAAATTAATGATAGTGTCATACGACAGCGAAATGAGCTCGCTTCTTTCAATAACAGTTTAAATAAATTAATCGATCAGACAGAACGGTTTAGATATCTCAATCCACTCAATCCATATCAGTTAGAAATCACAGATAATATGCTTTATTTAAATCAAACTATTCAGGAGATTAACTTTTGGCATAATACAACTGCAACACTAGTTGCCATTAAACGAGGACCTGACTTCTTTATCTCTCCTGGTCCTTATGCGCAACTTTTTTCAGGAGATATCATTTATTTTGTGGGAAATTCATCCGCATTACAATTTGTTCAAAACTTTCTCTATCCACAAGAAAATTAA